In Streptomyces sp. NBC_00091, the following proteins share a genomic window:
- the cutA gene encoding divalent-cation tolerance protein CutA, whose protein sequence is MATDVVIAQTTVDSERGASELARGAVEARLAACAHIDAPFTAVYRWKGTVETATEWRISFKTTRDRLPALGAWVGQEHGYEVPEWIVFPVEGGSDAYLAWVAEETAPA, encoded by the coding sequence ATGGCGACCGACGTCGTGATCGCGCAGACAACGGTCGACAGCGAACGTGGGGCGAGTGAGTTGGCGCGAGGCGCGGTGGAGGCCCGACTGGCGGCCTGTGCGCACATCGACGCGCCCTTCACTGCCGTCTACCGGTGGAAAGGGACCGTTGAGACGGCTACCGAGTGGCGCATCTCGTTCAAGACGACACGAGACCGTCTGCCTGCCCTGGGCGCGTGGGTCGGGCAGGAGCACGGCTACGAGGTACCGGAGTGGATCGTATTTCCGGTAGAAGGCGGCTCAGATGCCTACCTGGCGTGGGTCGCCGAGGAGACGGCCCCCGCGTAG
- a CDS encoding alpha/beta fold hydrolase — MVVRTRVHLVLVHGLFSSAKVWTAFHELLTTDPELADWVSVHRFEYDSPLVRLRPDRRVAETDDVADQLGTFLETELADAERIVLVTHSQGGLIVQRFLARKLWNGEGAELARIRHFTMFACPNTGSGFFLTVRKALKLWSNPQEQQLRPFDRAVTEAQRTVLSAVVHGRTYSDQECPIPVRAYGGSADDIVPPVVARGVFPKGGVVTADHFSIVQPADRTAVSYMAVRGALLEAAQRTTTLPENVTPLASRSPAEAAGRPSLPPPAAGEPDLAPFPPPPYGQLEEGQLKGQERHSMVASLLAGEARQKVHVLAGLGGSGKSRLALEAADRAQRAGRRVWWVSMPELSLRMRMIARDLGAPSITVERAWLLGTATDLVWTLLNACPDPWLLIFDNADDPERLGPRGGQVADGTGWLRRPQNANGTVLVTSRVRRHQTWGEGSVVHQVVPLGEDDGASMLLERTGGLGGTNEEARRLSQQLGGLPLALRHAADAIKAVSESQISLDSDIRDFETFRRTVAARVETAPGQAGPDLSELLGREIVEKVCGIALDLLSKQELAQAATLLKVLACLSIAPIPYRCLLNGPLLTQSPLFPGTTPTRTNAALTGLEEFGLVDAYEREGVAERDLAHVLTMHPVVHGVLREDTEVRERPADYYGLAVRMVLQAAHLSNPDHPANWPLWAALAPHALEVSRACLLGDLKLSDRTVRTDALELARLTSRYLIATGLLGPAYDLVMPMVERCSSFGFDIDDREILGLRHEQGRIHLDREQLTQAEQVLDLVVRARTRILGENHADTLASRHKLARAINEQGGREEKAEEMLRSIVEAENEVRGPEHYDTLVVRHTLARTMGALGRHTEAEAEAWLILDISRRNHWPPSTPEILRVRETLAHALLGQGRAQEAEQVIREALRDASQPPDSNMVMRFRWTFVLVLLGIVGRTPEAVNELKALVRDLDRVVASEHPLSMQARDLLEKTLREMPG, encoded by the coding sequence ATGGTGGTACGGACGCGCGTACACCTCGTGCTGGTGCACGGACTGTTCTCCTCCGCGAAGGTGTGGACGGCGTTCCATGAACTCCTCACCACCGACCCGGAGCTGGCCGACTGGGTCAGCGTCCACCGGTTCGAGTACGACTCCCCCCTCGTCCGGCTCCGGCCCGACCGCCGGGTCGCCGAGACCGACGACGTCGCCGACCAGCTCGGCACCTTCCTGGAGACCGAACTCGCCGACGCCGAGCGGATCGTGCTGGTCACCCACAGCCAGGGCGGCCTGATCGTCCAGCGGTTCCTGGCCCGCAAGCTGTGGAACGGCGAGGGCGCCGAGCTGGCCCGGATCAGGCACTTCACCATGTTCGCCTGCCCCAACACCGGCTCCGGCTTCTTCCTCACCGTCCGCAAGGCCCTCAAGCTGTGGAGCAATCCACAGGAGCAGCAGCTGCGCCCCTTCGACCGGGCCGTGACGGAGGCGCAGCGCACCGTCCTCAGCGCCGTCGTCCACGGGCGGACGTACAGCGACCAGGAGTGCCCCATACCGGTGCGCGCCTACGGGGGCTCCGCCGACGACATCGTGCCGCCCGTGGTGGCGCGCGGGGTGTTCCCCAAGGGCGGGGTGGTCACCGCCGACCACTTCTCGATCGTCCAGCCCGCCGACCGCACCGCCGTCTCGTACATGGCCGTACGCGGCGCCCTGCTGGAGGCGGCGCAGCGGACGACGACGCTGCCGGAGAACGTGACGCCCCTCGCGTCCCGCTCCCCCGCCGAGGCGGCCGGCCGGCCCTCGCTGCCGCCGCCCGCCGCCGGGGAGCCGGACCTGGCGCCCTTCCCGCCCCCGCCGTACGGGCAGCTGGAGGAGGGTCAGCTCAAGGGGCAGGAGCGGCACAGCATGGTCGCGTCCCTGCTGGCCGGCGAAGCCCGCCAGAAGGTGCACGTCCTGGCGGGTCTGGGCGGGTCGGGCAAGAGCCGGCTGGCGCTGGAGGCCGCCGACCGGGCGCAGCGGGCCGGGCGCCGGGTCTGGTGGGTGTCGATGCCGGAGCTCAGCCTCCGGATGCGGATGATCGCCCGTGATCTGGGCGCCCCCTCGATCACGGTGGAACGGGCCTGGCTGCTCGGCACGGCCACGGATCTGGTGTGGACGCTGCTCAACGCCTGCCCGGACCCCTGGCTGCTGATCTTCGACAACGCCGACGACCCCGAGCGCCTCGGCCCCCGCGGCGGCCAGGTCGCGGACGGGACCGGCTGGCTGCGCCGGCCGCAGAACGCCAACGGCACGGTGCTGGTCACCAGCCGGGTGCGCCGCCACCAGACGTGGGGCGAGGGGAGCGTCGTCCACCAGGTCGTGCCGCTGGGCGAGGACGACGGGGCCTCCATGCTGCTGGAGCGGACGGGGGGCCTGGGCGGTACGAACGAGGAGGCGCGCCGGCTGTCGCAGCAGCTGGGCGGGCTGCCGCTGGCCCTGCGGCACGCCGCCGACGCGATCAAGGCGGTCAGCGAGAGCCAGATCTCCCTGGACAGCGACATCCGGGACTTCGAGACGTTCCGCCGGACCGTCGCCGCGCGGGTCGAGACCGCCCCGGGGCAGGCGGGACCGGACCTGAGCGAGCTCCTCGGCCGGGAGATCGTGGAGAAGGTCTGCGGGATCGCCCTGGACCTGCTGAGCAAGCAGGAGCTGGCGCAGGCGGCGACCCTGCTGAAGGTCCTCGCCTGCCTGAGCATCGCCCCGATCCCCTACCGGTGCCTGCTGAACGGTCCGCTGCTCACGCAGTCCCCGCTGTTCCCCGGTACCACCCCGACGCGCACCAACGCCGCCCTGACGGGCCTGGAGGAGTTCGGACTGGTGGACGCCTACGAGCGCGAGGGCGTCGCCGAGCGCGACCTGGCGCACGTACTGACCATGCACCCCGTGGTACACGGGGTGCTGCGGGAGGACACGGAGGTACGGGAGCGGCCCGCGGACTACTACGGGCTGGCGGTGCGGATGGTGCTCCAGGCCGCCCACCTGAGCAATCCCGACCACCCGGCGAACTGGCCGCTGTGGGCGGCGCTCGCCCCGCACGCGCTGGAGGTCTCCCGGGCGTGCCTGCTCGGCGACCTCAAGCTGTCGGACCGCACGGTGCGCACCGACGCCCTGGAGCTGGCCCGGCTGACCTCCCGCTACCTGATCGCGACGGGGCTGCTGGGGCCCGCGTACGACCTCGTCATGCCGATGGTCGAGCGCTGCTCCTCCTTCGGCTTCGACATCGACGACCGGGAGATCCTGGGGCTGCGCCACGAGCAGGGACGCATCCACCTCGACCGGGAGCAGCTGACGCAGGCCGAGCAGGTGCTGGACCTGGTGGTGCGGGCGCGCACCCGGATCCTGGGCGAGAACCACGCCGACACCCTGGCCAGCCGGCACAAGCTGGCCCGTGCGATCAACGAGCAGGGCGGGCGGGAGGAGAAGGCGGAGGAGATGCTGCGCTCCATCGTGGAGGCGGAGAACGAGGTGCGCGGCCCGGAGCACTACGACACGCTCGTGGTGCGCCACACCCTGGCGCGGACGATGGGGGCCCTGGGCCGGCACACGGAGGCGGAGGCGGAGGCCTGGCTGATCCTGGACATCAGCCGCCGCAACCACTGGCCGCCGTCGACGCCGGAGATCCTGCGGGTGCGCGAGACGCTGGCGCACGCGCTGCTGGGCCAGGGGCGCGCGCAAGAGGCGGAGCAGGTGATCCGCGAGGCGCTGCGGGACGCGTCCCAGCCTCCGGATTCCAACATGGTGATGCGCTTCCGCTGGACCTTCGTGCTGGTCCTCCTCGGCATCGTGGGGCGTACGCCCGAAGCGGTGAACGAGCTGAAGGCGCTGGTGCGCGATCTCGACCGGGTGGTGGCCTCGGAGCATCCGCTGTCGATGCAGGCCAGGGACCTTCTGGAGAAGACGCTGCGGGAGATGCCGGGGTGA
- a CDS encoding proline hydroxylase — translation MTAPAFTHELLAGLAAGRYAAVRVPGFLSRERCDEVLGALAERAFDSYGKARVDPPVMRFGVGVSDHMAGGGVADSYWKALQGHHEAWQGLGLSFDPFRTSREALAAAWPAGVAVGRRGGLEMGDGVAREPNQGFQVHFDDALREYAGDLLDVPLVGQFAFNLYLSVPPSGGETVLWRHRWQPEDEAYRLPASYGYDEAVVRDAESIELAPEVGEALLIDPRFFHAVRPSRGARRIALGFAVGLGTSGQLLTWA, via the coding sequence GTGACCGCACCGGCCTTCACCCACGAGCTGCTCGCCGGGCTGGCCGCCGGGCGGTACGCGGCGGTCCGGGTGCCCGGGTTCCTGTCGCGCGAGCGGTGCGACGAGGTGCTCGGCGCGCTGGCGGAACGGGCGTTCGACTCGTACGGGAAGGCCCGCGTCGATCCGCCGGTGATGCGGTTCGGCGTGGGCGTCAGCGACCACATGGCGGGCGGAGGAGTCGCCGACAGCTACTGGAAGGCGCTACAGGGGCACCACGAGGCCTGGCAGGGGCTGGGCCTGTCCTTCGATCCGTTCCGCACCAGCCGGGAGGCGCTCGCCGCGGCCTGGCCGGCCGGGGTGGCGGTAGGCCGCCGGGGCGGCCTGGAGATGGGCGACGGGGTGGCCCGGGAGCCCAACCAGGGCTTCCAGGTCCATTTCGACGACGCGCTCCGCGAGTACGCCGGGGACCTGCTCGACGTGCCCCTGGTCGGGCAGTTCGCGTTCAACCTCTACCTCAGCGTGCCGCCCTCGGGCGGTGAGACGGTGCTGTGGAGGCACCGCTGGCAGCCCGAGGACGAGGCGTACCGGCTGCCCGCCTCGTACGGGTACGACGAGGCGGTGGTGCGGGACGCCGAATCCATCGAGCTGGCTCCGGAGGTCGGCGAGGCGCTGCTGATCGACCCCCGGTTCTTCCACGCCGTACGGCCCAGTCGCGGGGCGCGCAGAATCGCACTGGGGTTCGCGGTGGGGCTCGGTACCTCGGGCCAGCTGCTCACCTGGGCCTGA